Proteins from a genomic interval of Streptomyces sp. NBC_00820:
- a CDS encoding DNA-binding protein NsdB, producing MSGQPNTRLADLFGMAGWSKGELARLVNKQAAAMGHPQLSTDTSRVRRWIDTGEIPRDPVPRVLAALFTERLGRVVTIEDLGLVRHGRAGKRQGDGNTEHPDGVPWAPERTAAVLTEFTGMDLMLNRRGLVGAGAALAAGSTLSSAMHDWLHTDPTLRADAPVLDDPLHADSAGFDRYEAAPIGSQEIEELERSVEVFRAWDAARGGGLQRKAVVGQLNEVGGMLAYHHPSHLQRRLWGVAANLAVLAGWMSHDVGLEPTAQKYFIIAAHAAREGGDRPRAGEALSRAARQMVHIGRPDDALDLMKLAQSGSGERLQPRTKAMFHTIEAWAQASMGKGQAMRRTLGQAEDLFVSDRASTQAPDWMQTFKDEDLYGMHALAYRTLAEFDPAAAVHAQHYAEKALALRVDGRERSKIFDHLSMASACFIADDPEQADRYARLALMSMGSNSSRRTWDRLRQMYRLTAEYAGYPKIHELREEIRLALPKPRSKGDGSAPA from the coding sequence GTGAGCGGACAACCCAACACCCGCCTTGCGGACCTGTTCGGCATGGCCGGCTGGTCGAAGGGTGAACTCGCGAGGCTCGTCAACAAGCAGGCGGCGGCCATGGGCCACCCCCAGCTGTCGACCGACACCTCGCGGGTGCGGCGGTGGATCGACACGGGAGAGATCCCGCGCGATCCGGTACCGCGGGTGCTGGCGGCTCTGTTCACCGAGCGTCTCGGCCGTGTCGTGACCATTGAGGACCTCGGTCTGGTACGGCACGGGCGTGCGGGGAAACGGCAGGGCGACGGGAATACGGAACATCCCGACGGCGTGCCGTGGGCGCCCGAACGAACCGCCGCGGTCCTCACCGAATTCACGGGAATGGACCTCATGCTCAACCGACGCGGCTTGGTGGGCGCGGGCGCCGCGCTCGCCGCGGGATCCACACTCAGCAGCGCCATGCACGACTGGCTGCACACCGACCCCACCCTGAGGGCCGACGCCCCCGTTCTCGACGACCCCCTGCACGCCGACTCCGCCGGGTTCGACCGCTATGAGGCCGCACCCATCGGGTCGCAGGAGATCGAGGAACTGGAGCGCTCGGTCGAGGTGTTCCGCGCCTGGGACGCCGCTCGTGGCGGCGGTCTCCAGCGCAAGGCGGTCGTGGGCCAGCTCAACGAGGTGGGCGGCATGCTCGCCTACCACCACCCATCCCACCTCCAGCGGCGCCTGTGGGGCGTCGCGGCCAACCTCGCCGTCCTCGCGGGCTGGATGTCGCACGACGTCGGCCTGGAGCCCACGGCTCAGAAGTACTTCATCATCGCCGCCCATGCCGCCCGCGAGGGCGGAGACCGGCCGCGCGCCGGCGAGGCCCTGTCCCGGGCGGCCCGGCAGATGGTGCACATCGGCCGGCCCGACGACGCGCTGGACCTCATGAAGCTCGCCCAGTCCGGTTCGGGGGAGCGTCTGCAGCCGCGTACGAAGGCGATGTTCCACACCATCGAGGCCTGGGCACAGGCATCCATGGGCAAGGGGCAGGCGATGCGCCGCACGCTCGGGCAGGCGGAGGACCTCTTCGTCTCCGATCGTGCGAGCACGCAGGCGCCGGACTGGATGCAGACCTTCAAGGACGAGGATCTGTACGGCATGCACGCCCTTGCCTACCGCACGCTCGCGGAGTTCGACCCGGCGGCGGCCGTGCACGCCCAGCACTACGCGGAGAAGGCACTGGCCCTGCGTGTCGACGGGCGCGAGCGGTCGAAGATCTTCGACCATCTGTCCATGGCCTCGGCCTGTTTCATCGCCGACGATCCCGAACAGGCCGACCGCTACGCCCGGCTGGCCCTGATGTCGATGGGGTCCAACTCGTCCCGCCGTACCTGGGACCGGTTGCGGCAGATGTACCGGCTCACCGCGGAGTACGCCGGCTACCCGAAGATCCATGAGCTGCGGGAGGAGATCAGGCTCGCGTTGCCCAAGCCCAGGAGCAAGGGGGACGGCAGCGCACCGGCGTAG
- a CDS encoding aminoglycoside phosphotransferase family protein gives MYAASSSVSAPPRPLRPRPAGGAPYLDPAARPGVPVLGAGRPRRVPAQGGTQPLSGRIDLSGPQGAQLRAALASVHRICPEFAPVQVLRRSGRSVLLVGTTGRTTAVAKCLLDQSPAWADRTRHEIAAYRSFVRHRPPVRVPRLIAADPDNCTLVIERMPGRVAALQRHPMEAPPRPDIRAALGAICRLNAWRPPAGTFDAPLDYAARISRYHELGLLTDRDLGDLQKLLHGIAHAAGRQGMGQFCHGDALLSNILLSPAGPVLVDWEHAGWYLPGYDLATLWLVLGDAPMARRQISQIAQTAGPASRDAFLVNLMLVLTREIRTYETAVQRSMHDTAPAAPGTAHPGAAPSGEEQRLLLRRLHDDCQLARRAVRAAVGTR, from the coding sequence ATGTACGCAGCATCATCCTCCGTGTCCGCTCCGCCCCGACCGCTGCGTCCCCGCCCCGCGGGCGGCGCGCCGTACCTCGATCCGGCGGCGCGGCCGGGAGTCCCCGTGCTGGGCGCGGGCCGTCCGCGGCGCGTTCCGGCCCAGGGCGGCACCCAACCGCTCAGCGGGAGAATCGACTTGTCCGGTCCGCAGGGGGCGCAGCTGCGCGCCGCGCTCGCCTCGGTGCACCGGATCTGCCCGGAGTTCGCTCCGGTCCAGGTGCTGCGCCGCAGCGGGCGGTCCGTCCTCCTGGTCGGGACGACGGGACGCACCACGGCCGTGGCGAAGTGTCTCCTGGACCAGTCCCCCGCGTGGGCGGACCGGACCCGCCACGAAATAGCCGCATACCGCTCGTTCGTCCGGCACCGCCCGCCGGTGCGGGTGCCGAGGCTGATCGCGGCGGACCCGGACAACTGCACCCTGGTGATCGAGCGCATGCCCGGCCGGGTGGCGGCGCTCCAGCGGCACCCGATGGAGGCGCCGCCTCGCCCGGACATCCGGGCCGCGCTCGGCGCGATCTGCCGGCTGAACGCCTGGCGCCCCCCGGCGGGCACGTTCGACGCCCCGCTGGACTACGCCGCCCGCATCTCCCGTTATCACGAGCTGGGACTGCTGACCGACCGTGATCTGGGCGACCTGCAGAAGCTGCTGCACGGCATCGCGCACGCGGCCGGCCGACAGGGCATGGGCCAGTTCTGCCACGGCGACGCGCTGCTGTCGAACATCCTGCTCTCACCGGCCGGTCCGGTACTCGTCGACTGGGAACACGCGGGCTGGTACCTGCCGGGATACGACCTGGCGACCCTGTGGCTGGTCCTCGGCGACGCGCCGATGGCCCGGCGTCAGATCAGCCAGATCGCCCAGACGGCCGGCCCCGCCTCGCGGGACGCCTTCCTGGTCAACCTGATGCTGGTCCTGACCCGGGAGATCCGTACCTACGAGACGGCCGTCCAGCGTTCGATGCACGACACGGCCCCGGCGGCACCGGGCACGGCCCACCCGGGTGCTGCGCCGTCCGGCGAGGAACAGCGGCTGCTGCTTCGGCGGCTGCACGACGACTGCCAGCTGGCCCGGCGGGCCGTGCGCGCGGCGGTCGGCACTCGCTGA